The DNA region CAAGCGATTCCATACCTTATGGATGGATTGGATATAATCGGGCAGGCCCAAACGGGAACCGGTAAAACTGCTGCCTTCGGGATACCCTTGCTAGAAAAGATTTCACCAAACAAAAAAGCGCTTCAAGCCATGGTTATTTGCCCAACGCGGGAACTTGCTATACAGGTGTCGGATGAAATAAAAAAACTGTCCAAATACATGAAGCAAGTAAACGTTTTACCTGTTTATGGAGGACAACCTATCAGCAGGCAGATGCATGCTCTTAGAAAAGGTGTTCAGGTTGTAGTGGGAACGCCGGGGAGAGTTATGGACCATATGAGAAGAGGCACGCTTGATGTGACTCATATAAACATGATTGTTCTTGACGAAGCAGATGAAATGCTGAACATGGGTTTCAGGGAAGACATAGAAACCATTCTGAAGGATACGCCTGCAGATAGGCAGACTGCAATGTTTTCAGCCACGCTCCCGAAACCTATTTTACAGATAGCTAAAAAATATCTTAAAGATTTTAAAACAATCAGAGTTGCGCATAAGGAATTGACTGTTCCTAAAATAAGACAATCTTATATTGAAGTAAAACAAAGAAACAAATTTGAGTTGCTAACAAGACTCATAGATATCAACAATCCTAATCTGGCGCTAGTCTTTTGTAACACAAAGAGACGTGTGGACGAGATTGTTCAAGAACTTCAAGGAAGAGGATATTTTGCCGACGGTCTGCATGGCGATTTGAAGCAAACTCAAAGAGACAGAGTTATGAATAATTTCCGAAAGGGTGTCATTGAGATTCTCGTTGCCACAGATGTTGCGGCAAGAGGAATCGATGTTGAAGATATTGAAATCGTGTTTAACTATGACGTTCCTCAGGACGAGGAATATTATGTCCACAGAATTGGAAGAACCGGAAGAGCCGGAAAAGAAGGTCAATCCATTACCTTCGCGTTCGGCAAAGAGGTTTACAAGTTAAAGAGCATTGAGCGTTACGCAAAGACAAAGATTAAAAGAGAGCAGATGCCTTCTATTACCGATGTTGCCGAGGCGCGTTTCAATGGTTTGGCGCAGCAGGTAGGCAATATTGTAGAAAATGAAAACCTCCGCAAGGAAACCCATATGATCGAGAAGCTACTTGAAGAGGATTACTCTACATTGGATGTTGCAGCAGCTTTGCTCAAGATGGTTATGGGTGAAAGCAAGCAAGAAATCAAGCAGGAAAGTAGGCAAGAAAGCAGAAGGACCGGCTCTTCTGTAAAGGAAAATGGTTCTGAACCTGGAATGGCCAGACTGTTTATTAACATAGGCAAAAAGCAGGGCGTTCGTCCTGGAGATGTTGTCGGAGCAATTGCGGGTGAGACTGGAATGCCGGGAGATCTTATAGGATCGATAGATATTTTCGACAAGTACACGTTTGTTGAAGTGCCTGTTAAGTATGCGGACAATGTACTTCGCATCATGAGCAGAAACACTATAAAGGGTCAGCCTATACAAATTGAAGCTGCAAGTGAAAAATAAAAAGTTTTACAGAGTTTATGACAGTTGATTTTAGAGGGCGTGAATGCAATAAGGCATTTGCGCCTTTTGTTTGTTTTTTGTAGGAATAAAGATATAATATAATGGGGATAATATGGAAAGGAAAGAGACTATGGCCTTCGTGTACATATTGGAATGTTCGGATGGAAGCCTTTACACAGGGTGGACTTCAGATTTGAAAAAAAGAGTGGCAAGGCACAATGAGGGAAAGGCTGCAAAATATACTCGTTCAAAACGGCCTGTCATACTGAAATATTTTGAAACTTGCGAAGATAAATCAAGTGCGCTAAGAAGAGAAGCGGAAATCAAAAAAATGAAGCGTTCCCAAAAACTTGCATTGCTCGAAGCGTTTCGAAAGAGAGGATGAGTCCATGGGTAATAAAAAAATAATCGGATTAATACTGGTTTTAATAGGCCTTATCAATTTTGCATCAAGGCAAGGATGGATTTCAGGAGAATACTTTTTGATTGGTCTTGGATCAGTATTTCTAATTGCATATTTTATTAGGCAAAGGCCAATAGGATTTTTGATTCCGGCATGCATTCTTATTTTACTGGGAACATATGCTAATTTACAGAGCTCGAGACTTTTATTTATGAATGGAAGGATTGAAGGTGCCGCTTTTTTCTTTTTCATGGCGATTGCTTTTTATTTAATTTTCTTTATCCATAATACTAAAAATGGAAGTTTGGATAGAAAAACGGTTTGGCCAGCGATTGTAGGAATTGCACTTACCGTTTTCGGTATATTTGTTTACGCTGTAGAGTATTGGGATATCACGGAATTGCTGATTGGTATAAATCGTTTTTGGCCTTTGATCTTGATTTTAATAGGTTTATATTTAATTTTGACAAAGAAAAAGAAAGATTGATTTTGTTGTGAAAACAATATTATGCTATCAAGAGCTTGTGACGACTACAAATATTTACAGGGAAAAACATTGGAAAATTTGCGAAAAATACACTTTAAAAAATACAAGGAGTGAAGTGATATGAACATGAAGCAGAAGGGCTTGGCCGCAAAACAGGCATCTCTTGAATTGGCCGCATTGGACGGAAAAACAAAAAACAATATTTTGCTTTCGGTTGCAAAAGCCTTGAATGAGAAGAAGAAATCTATCATAGAAGCAAATGAGATGGATTTAAAAAGAAGCGAAGAAGAAGGCTTGCCAGGACCGATACTAAAACGCCTAAAATTCCAAGAAGACAAGATTGAGGGAGTAGTGGATGGAATAAGGAGCCTTGTAGAGCTGGATGACCCTGTAGGAAAGACAACCTATGCCATGGAATTGGATGAAGGGCTTGAGCTGTTTAGGGTTACATGCCCAATTGGAGTAGTAGGGGTGATATTCGAGTCGAGACCGGATGCCCTTGTTCAAATTTCATCATTGTGTCTGAAAAGCGGGAATTCCGTTCTTTTAAAGGGTGGCAGTGAAGCCATGGAAACCAACAGAAAGCTGTATGAGGTAATACGAGATGCATCGACCGGCAGCGGAGCGCCGGAAGGATGGATACAGCTGATGGAGACGAGGGAAGATGTTGCCGAGATGCTTAAAATGGATGATGAAATAGATTTGATACTTCCTAGAGGGTCAAATGCATTTGTGAAATATATCATGAACAATTCCAATATACCTGTGCTTGGACATTCGGATGGAATTTGTCATACTTACATTCATGAGGATGCAGATGTTGAAAAGTCTCTAAGGGTTCTTTACGATGCAAAAACACAATATGTGGCGGCCTGCAATGCGACCGAAACAATTCTTGTGCATGAGGCGGCAGCTCAAACTTTTTTGCCTGAAATAGAAAAAATGTTCAAAGGGGAAGTCGAGATTTTTGGGTGCGAAAAAACGCGCGAATTCATTAATGCTGAGCCGGCTGATGAAAACACTTGGAAAATGGAATATCTTGATTACAAGGTTTCTATAAAAGTAGTAAGTGGCATTGATGAAGCGATAAAACATATAAATACCTATGGATCAAGCCATACGGAATGCATTTTGACGGAGGATAAAACTGCGGCAAAAAAATTCATGGCTCTTGTAGATGCGGCAAGCACCTACTGGAATTGCTCCACGCGTTTTGCGGACGGATTTAGATACGGTTTTGGCGCTGAAGTCGGCATAAGCACAAGCAAGATTCATGCAAGAGGACCGGTTGGACTAGACGGACTCATGATTTACAAATATAAAATGCTTGGCAATGGACATATAGTAGAGGATTACGCGAGCAAGAAAAAGGCCTTTACACATAGAAAAATCGAAAAATCATTCGAATAATTAGATATATGGAGGATATGCAGGGGAGCATTTCTCTGATGAAATTTTAGGTGTAGGGAGATATTTGTGAAAGAGACAATAGCGACAGTAAAACAGAATTATAAAAAAATAGTTTGGATGGCTTTTCCTATTGCCATGCAGAATTTAATAACTACTTCGCTGAATTTGATAGACACATTGATGATTGGCCGATTGGGAGCAGAAAAGATAGCGGCCATCGGCATAGCGAATCAGTACTTCTTTATTTTGATTTTGCTTTTATTTGGCGTAAATAGCGGCATATCAATATTCATAAGTCAATTCTGGGGAAGCCAGGAAACAGGCAAAATCAAAAAGACTCTAGGCCTTGGAATTTTTTCGGGGGTTCTAGTAGCCGTGATATTTGCTTTTGGTGGGATATTTTTTGCAAAACCCATAATTATGATTTTCACAAAGGATCAGGGTGTTGTGAGTGAGGGCGCAGCCTACATGAAAATCGTTTCTTTTTCGCTTGTAATGATGGCTGTAACGCTTAGTTATTCCATATCCTCAAGAAGCATTGGGAAACCAAGGCTTCCGTTGACTATAAGCGCATTGGCCCTTGCTATGAATACTGTTCTTAATCTATTTTTGATTTTCGGAATAGGGCCTTTTCCCGCTTGGGGGGTTAAAGGGGCCGCAATTGCTACGCTTATTTCCAGGGCTTTTGAAATGGTTTTTATGGTTCTAATGGTTAATAAAAAGGGCATAGTTATTTCGGCATCGATTAAGGAACTTATGGATTTCGATTTTGACTATGTCAAGACTGTTTATCATAGAATATGGCCTGTGGTCGTTAATGAAGGCATATGGGCTGTTGGAATGAGTTTGTATGCAGTAGCCTATGGAAGAATGGGTACCGAGGAGTTTGCGGCTGTCCGCATTGCTGAAACCGTATCAAATATATTCTTTATCGCAGCCGTAGGAATTGGGAATGCGGGTGCTGTGATAACTGGCAATCTAATTGGGGAGAAGAGCGCCGAAGTAAGAATTTATGCTAAGAGAATGATGAAACTTGCTGTTGCGAGCGGGTTTATTCTTGGAGCCATCATGATTTTTTCGGCAAAGTTTGTGTCGATGCAATTTATAGTAAGCGAAGAAGTACGCCGGATGGCAAAATATATTTTGTGGATTAATGGAGTGTTGATGCCAATAAAATTTTTGAACAACGTGTATATAATAGGATTATTTAGGGGCGGAGGGGATACAAAATATTCGCTCTTAATAGAATTGGGGAGTATTTATTTAATTGGGGTTCCATTAGCATTTGCAGGAGCCCTTTACTGGGGACTTCCCCTGTACGTAGTAGTGTTGTTGGTGAATCTGGAGGAAATAGGAAAGACTATTTTAGGATATTCACGCATAAGAACAGATAAATGGATTAATGATTTGACAAAAATATAAAGGTTGTATGCATTAGATGAAAAGCCAAATTTTTAATAACTATGGGGAGACACAAATGGAAGATAAAAAGACATACATAATGATGACATTTGCAGCTTTATGCTGGGCGGGAGCATTCATAGCGGGTAAGATAGCTATGGCTGAGCTGCCGGTATTTTCAATGGGGCTTGCAGCACCGATACTGCATGAAACTATCGGTTGGTATAATATAGTAGGCATGTTTATGATTATCGCCGGTGTTTATACCAATTCGACAATAAAGGAGAAAAAAATTGCTAGATTTGAAGAGCATGTTTCCTGATGAAATAAAAAATAAAATAAAAGAAATTGGGCAGCCGGGATTTCGTAGCGATCAGATTTTCAATTGGGTTTCAAAGGGTGTTGATTCATTTGAAGAAATGGTAAATATGCCTAAATCCCTTAGAAATAGAATGGAAGATGTATTTAGTCTGACTCGCAATGAAATTATCGCCAAGCAGGTTTCGTCCGACGGAACAGTGAAGTATGCAATGAAGCTGGTAGATGGTAGAATAATTGAATCTGTACTTATGAAATATCATCATGGATACAGCATATGCATCTCCACCCAGGTGGGTTGTCGAATGAATTGCAGCTTTTGCGCATCGACGATAGGAGGGCTGGAACGCAATCTGACAGCGGGAGAAATGCTGGGGCAGGTACTTTCGGCTCAACACGACCAGGGGATTCGGGTATCGAATATAGTTTTAATGGGAAGCGGTGAGCCTTTTGACAACTATGATAATGTTATTCGATTCATTCGACTAGCACATGAAGAAAAGGGCTTGGGTATAAGCTATAGAAGCATAACCGTTTCGACAAGCGGCATAGTTTCTGGGATTTACAGGATTTCGGAAGAAGATATCCCAATAACCTTGGCGGTTTCGCTTCATTCTCCTGACAATATTTCAAGAAGCGGCATAATGCCTGTCAATAGGAAATATCCGCTTGAAGAACTGCTTGAAGCATGCAAAGCATATATGGAAAAAACAGGGAAAAGAATAACCTTCGAGTATGCGCTGATGAAAGGCATTAACGACGATATGGACAGTTTTAGAAAAACCGCAAAACTTCTCAAGGGGCTTAATTGCCATGTAAATATAATTGGATACAACAGTGTGGATGAAAGAGACTTCAAAACATCGGAAAGAGCCGTGCAGCAAAAATTCAAAGAATTTCTTGAGAGCAGAGGAATAGCCGCAAGCATTAGGAGAACACTTGGAGAGGATATTGATGCCGCGTGCGGACAATTGCGAAATAACCTTAGGACGAACATTTAGCGTGCAAATAAAATAATTGTTTTTAAAGGAATTGGCCTTTCAAAATAGAAATATATAGTTATGACAGCAACGAACTAGTTTCGCTAAAAAGGGAGGAGATTACATGATAAGTATAATTGCATCCGAAAAGGGAACTGGCAAAACGAAGAAAATAATTGACATGGTAAATGTGGATATTGAAAAGCTTGAAGGGAATGTAGTATATATAGATGACGACAATAGACATATGTATGATTTGAAACACGATGTGCGTTTTGTCAACCTTGAGGAATTTCCCGTTAAAACGACGGATGAATTCATAGGTTTCATTTATGGAATAATTGCCAACAACTACGATATTGAAAAAATTTACATTGACGGTTTGTATAACATAATGGGTAGTGAAAACGATAATGTAATTAATTTTATAGATAGGATTGAATGGCTTTCTGAAAAACAATCCATTGATTGTGTAATGACACTTAGTTGCAATCCGGAACTTCTTCCTGAGAAAATAAAGAAACATTTAATTTGAAAAGTTTAACAAGAGCTTAGGCTCTTGTTTTTTTTTGAGTGAATATTGTTTTCATAAAATGTGTATATATATAAAAGCGATGAAAAAAGGAGATTTAAATGAGAACTCACAACATTATGGTTTGTGTGACGCAGCAAAAGTCATGCAAAAGGCTCATTGAAGCAGGGGCGGCCATGGCAAAGGATGAAGACGACAACCTTTATGTCATTCATGTAGTGAAGGAGGGATGGAAATATTTTGGAAAATTAAAAGAAGCCGATGCCATCGAATATTTATTTGAAGTAAGCAAGGGAAATGGCGCTGACTTGACGATTGTAAAGGCTGACGATATTGTCAAAACACTGGAGAAATTCGCCCGCGAAAAAGATATAGACATAATGGTTATGGGGAAATCAAGAGAAAAAATGGCCGAACAAGATATGATTAAGAGGCTTAAGGGAAAGGGATTGAAAGAAATAGAATTGAAAATTGTTACATAACTAAATAGGGAGAAGCCGAAATCACTGCAAGTCTATTGGAAAAAGAGAATGTCACTATAGAAGGCGACGTGGAAATATTGGCTCTGGTTGATGAACTTAAAGTCGAATATCAGGAACTTGTATCTCCGGTTGTGGGCACTACTGCAGTTGTGCTTGATGGAGAAAGAGACCAAGTTAGAACAGGTGAAACAAATCTTGGAAACCTGATTGTAGATGCAATGCTAGATGCAACCGGTGCCGATTTTGCGATGACTAATGGAGGCGGAATCCGTGCATCCATAGATATAGGGGACATCACCATCG from Peptostreptococcaceae bacterium includes:
- the rlmN gene encoding 23S rRNA (adenine(2503)-C(2))-methyltransferase RlmN codes for the protein MFPDEIKNKIKEIGQPGFRSDQIFNWVSKGVDSFEEMVNMPKSLRNRMEDVFSLTRNEIIAKQVSSDGTVKYAMKLVDGRIIESVLMKYHHGYSICISTQVGCRMNCSFCASTIGGLERNLTAGEMLGQVLSAQHDQGIRVSNIVLMGSGEPFDNYDNVIRFIRLAHEEKGLGISYRSITVSTSGIVSGIYRISEEDIPITLAVSLHSPDNISRSGIMPVNRKYPLEELLEACKAYMEKTGKRITFEYALMKGINDDMDSFRKTAKLLKGLNCHVNIIGYNSVDERDFKTSERAVQQKFKEFLESRGIAASIRRTLGEDIDAACGQLRNNLRTNI
- a CDS encoding universal stress protein; the protein is MRTHNIMVCVTQQKSCKRLIEAGAAMAKDEDDNLYVIHVVKEGWKYFGKLKEADAIEYLFEVSKGNGADLTIVKADDIVKTLEKFAREKDIDIMVMGKSREKMAEQDMIKRLKGKGLKEIELKIVT
- a CDS encoding DEAD/DEAH box helicase, translated to MQTINFKELKISENIMKAVDDMGFEEATPIQTQAIPYLMDGLDIIGQAQTGTGKTAAFGIPLLEKISPNKKALQAMVICPTRELAIQVSDEIKKLSKYMKQVNVLPVYGGQPISRQMHALRKGVQVVVGTPGRVMDHMRRGTLDVTHINMIVLDEADEMLNMGFREDIETILKDTPADRQTAMFSATLPKPILQIAKKYLKDFKTIRVAHKELTVPKIRQSYIEVKQRNKFELLTRLIDINNPNLALVFCNTKRRVDEIVQELQGRGYFADGLHGDLKQTQRDRVMNNFRKGVIEILVATDVAARGIDVEDIEIVFNYDVPQDEEYYVHRIGRTGRAGKEGQSITFAFGKEVYKLKSIERYAKTKIKREQMPSITDVAEARFNGLAQQVGNIVENENLRKETHMIEKLLEEDYSTLDVAAALLKMVMGESKQEIKQESRQESRRTGSSVKENGSEPGMARLFINIGKKQGVRPGDVVGAIAGETGMPGDLIGSIDIFDKYTFVEVPVKYADNVLRIMSRNTIKGQPIQIEAASEK
- a CDS encoding GIY-YIG nuclease family protein; translation: MAFVYILECSDGSLYTGWTSDLKKRVARHNEGKAAKYTRSKRPVILKYFETCEDKSSALRREAEIKKMKRSQKLALLEAFRKRG
- a CDS encoding MATE family efflux transporter produces the protein MKETIATVKQNYKKIVWMAFPIAMQNLITTSLNLIDTLMIGRLGAEKIAAIGIANQYFFILILLLFGVNSGISIFISQFWGSQETGKIKKTLGLGIFSGVLVAVIFAFGGIFFAKPIIMIFTKDQGVVSEGAAYMKIVSFSLVMMAVTLSYSISSRSIGKPRLPLTISALALAMNTVLNLFLIFGIGPFPAWGVKGAAIATLISRAFEMVFMVLMVNKKGIVISASIKELMDFDFDYVKTVYHRIWPVVVNEGIWAVGMSLYAVAYGRMGTEEFAAVRIAETVSNIFFIAAVGIGNAGAVITGNLIGEKSAEVRIYAKRMMKLAVASGFILGAIMIFSAKFVSMQFIVSEEVRRMAKYILWINGVLMPIKFLNNVYIIGLFRGGGDTKYSLLIELGSIYLIGVPLAFAGALYWGLPLYVVVLLVNLEEIGKTILGYSRIRTDKWINDLTKI
- a CDS encoding glutamate-5-semialdehyde dehydrogenase — its product is MNMKQKGLAAKQASLELAALDGKTKNNILLSVAKALNEKKKSIIEANEMDLKRSEEEGLPGPILKRLKFQEDKIEGVVDGIRSLVELDDPVGKTTYAMELDEGLELFRVTCPIGVVGVIFESRPDALVQISSLCLKSGNSVLLKGGSEAMETNRKLYEVIRDASTGSGAPEGWIQLMETREDVAEMLKMDDEIDLILPRGSNAFVKYIMNNSNIPVLGHSDGICHTYIHEDADVEKSLRVLYDAKTQYVAACNATETILVHEAAAQTFLPEIEKMFKGEVEIFGCEKTREFINAEPADENTWKMEYLDYKVSIKVVSGIDEAIKHINTYGSSHTECILTEDKTAAKKFMALVDAASTYWNCSTRFADGFRYGFGAEVGISTSKIHARGPVGLDGLMIYKYKMLGNGHIVEDYASKKKAFTHRKIEKSFE
- a CDS encoding twitching motility protein PilT, which produces MISIIASEKGTGKTKKIIDMVNVDIEKLEGNVVYIDDDNRHMYDLKHDVRFVNLEEFPVKTTDEFIGFIYGIIANNYDIEKIYIDGLYNIMGSENDNVINFIDRIEWLSEKQSIDCVMTLSCNPELLPEKIKKHLI